TGTCCTAACCAAGTAGTGATGGGAACCCCAACTATATTAGCAATCGTTAGCCCAAGAAAAATTGACGCTACCGCAGAGCCTTTTTTGTGATAAGGCGCAAGATTCATCGCAACAACCGCACCTATACCAAAGAAGGCACCATGTGAAAGACTGGTAATAACGCGCGATATTAAGAAGGTTTCGTAGTTGACCGATAACGCAGACAATACATTGCCCACGACAAAAATAACCATTAACGCAAGCAAGGATGTTTTGTGGCTGTATCGGGTTAAATATAAGGTAATCAAAGGAGCGCCTATCATTACACCTATTGCATAGGCACTAATGAGTAACCCAGCTGCAGGTATAGACGCATTAACGCCGTCGGCAATTACGGGCAATAAGCCCATAGGCATGAACTCTGTGGTACCTAATCCAAAAGTACCAAGAGCAATGGCAAAAATACCCCATTGGTAAGCAAGCATAATCGCTCCAAAGTTTGTTTAAATAATAAGTGACAAGGGCTTGTTCAACGCTGAAATAAAATAAACCAAGAGATCCCTCTTGGCTTATTTTTAGCGCTCGTATATTACAACACTTACGCAATAATTACTTTCTCAAAACGATATTGTAAAACGTTCAACTCGATTTTTTGTTATTTCTCTTGCGCCTACTAGGCCACCAAAACCAATAGACAACAAACACAATAAGTAAAAAACCTAAAACATTAATGAGCATACTCATTCGACCTCCTCCGTCTTTTGTACATCTGATCGTGACACGCGGAACAATCTTAGTCGATTAGCATTTGTGACAACGGTGACCGAGGACAGTGACATCGCTGCGCCAGCAATCACCGGACTCAAAAGCCAACCCGTAAAAGGAAACAAAATACCAGCGGCAATCGGAATGCCTAAGCTGTTGTACGCAAAAGCCCCCCACAAGTTTTGTTTAATATTTCTGAGTGTGGCCTTACTAATTTGAATCACATCCGCGACACCTTTGAGATCATTGTGAATTAGAGTAATATCAGCGCTTTCCATAGCAACATCGGTTCCAGCCCCCATAGCAAAACCGACATCAGCCTGAGCCAAAGCGGGCGCATCATTAATGCCATCACCAATCATTCCAACCACTTCATTTTCCTCTTGAAGCCGCTTTACCCAATTCAATTTATCATCAGGCATGAGCTGAGCATGAAAGTCCTCAATCCCAACAGCCTTAGCCACGGCCTCCGCTGTCTCTGGATTGTCACCGGTTAGCATGACAACCTTTAAGCCTTGTGCTTTAAAGCTCGAAATGGCGGCTTTCACCCCTTTTTTGATGGGATCTTCAATATAAAATATGGCCATTAATGATGCCTCATCAGCAAGGTACACTCGTGTGGCATCACTGTATTGGCTTTCATCGTTCGCTACGCCCAAATGAATTCCCTTCTCTTGCATTAGGCGCTCATTACCAAGATAAAATATTTCCCCCTGGACGTTTCCTTTCACCCCCAACCCAATAAGAGACTCAAACTCATCAAGTGTGGCTTTATCATTTCCATCTAAGTGATTTTGACAATGTTGAATTAGTGCATCCGCTAACGGATGATTCGCTCGCGCCTCTAGGGCGAAAACAACCTGTGCTACAAGTGTTTGCTGCGAAGAGTCGACTAACCATTGCTCAACCACTTTAGGCTTGCCTTCGGTTATCGTGCCGGTTTTATCCAATACTACAACGGTCAACTCGCTGGCTCTTTGCAAAGCGTCTCCGTTACGAATAAGGCCACCGTATTCTGCCGCCTTACCAACACCTATCATGGTTGATATGGGCGTCGCCAACCCCAAAGCACAAGGGCAAGCAATAATCAGTACGGATATGGTTGTCACCAGCATATAAGAGAAGACCGATTCATTACCTAGATTGAACCAAGCCAAAGCCGTCAGAATTGCGATGATCATCACGCTAGGTACAAAGATAGAGGACACTTTATCGGCCAATACACTAATAGGTGGTTTTGAATTCTGCGCTTTACCAACCATTGTTATGATTTGTGCGAGCAAGGTATCTGCACCAATACGCGTAGCGTTAAATAAT
This genomic stretch from Marinomonas primoryensis harbors:
- a CDS encoding heavy metal translocating P-type ATPase; this encodes MKRPQEADTSPIIELELNVTGMSCQGCVSKVRKIIQEKSPEAIVEGTPKEHKLKVTSGLSLASIEASIQDAGYQFLGVSDGNELAHSEENKKPKVDSNNAEAKQVKSELPENSSNYQFSISGMTCASCVNTVKMALASSEGVVSADVNFANHTAQVVTKGSSDALIKAVAATGYQASLILDAEKSEEERGQRELTEYRDKCKASALGLGLGIPLMLYGVMGGSMTVSSLTDRVVWLLVGLLTLWIMIQAGKHYFRGAWKAFSTHQANMDMLIALGTGSAWFYSMLVVLMPNWFPQNTNHLYFEASVMIIGLINLGQALELRARRKTSKALHRLLDLRPKMATRVEGESESRINVSDIKVGDTLRVRSGDKIPVDGEVLEGSSTVNESMLTGEAAPIEKISGSLLSAGTVNGQGSLLFNATRIGADTLLAQIITMVGKAQNSKPPISVLADKVSSIFVPSVMIIAILTALAWFNLGNESVFSYMLVTTISVLIIACPCALGLATPISTMIGVGKAAEYGGLIRNGDALQRASELTVVVLDKTGTITEGKPKVVEQWLVDSSQQTLVAQVVFALEARANHPLADALIQHCQNHLDGNDKATLDEFESLIGLGVKGNVQGEIFYLGNERLMQEKGIHLGVANDESQYSDATRVYLADEASLMAIFYIEDPIKKGVKAAISSFKAQGLKVVMLTGDNPETAEAVAKAVGIEDFHAQLMPDDKLNWVKRLQEENEVVGMIGDGINDAPALAQADVGFAMGAGTDVAMESADITLIHNDLKGVADVIQISKATLRNIKQNLWGAFAYNSLGIPIAAGILFPFTGWLLSPVIAGAAMSLSSVTVVTNANRLRLFRVSRSDVQKTEEVE